The genomic window TCCAGCTGTGTTATAAACAGTGTTATCTTCTTGAATTACCTCTTGTACTGGTCCTTTTCCAACTGGCTCATCTACAGTTAAAACTGCATCTGGATCTCCTTTGATGGTTTCAGCACCAACTTTTTTGTCCTTTAAATCCACAATTTTTGGTGGATCTTCAGTAATTTCTTCTGCCTTCGCAACCACTGGTTTTACGAACTTCACCTGATCCACTTTTGGCGGTGGCGGCGGTGGTGGCGGTTGATTTGGTTTTATTTCCTCTTTTTTCTTTGGAGGTAATTTAACCGTTGCAATTTTGATATCGTTATTTACCACTTCTTCTTCAGAGTCTGGTAAAAAGCTTGCAATAAGAGGAGCTGCAACAGCAAAGCTAAAAATAAGAGAACCGACAACAAGTGCTTTCACAGTCGTTTTACCGTTCGATTTTCTCAGCTCATATGCACCATATATCTTATTACGCCCTTCGAATACGATATCAAGCCACTGATTTTTTATAATATCTAATTTCATATCTCTTGATTTTTAATTTGACAAAAATTAAGAATGCTCTTATTTTTTATCTATTAATTTCGTTTCCTCTGGTGAAAATTCAGGAACAATAGCATAAGTGTCTACCCCTGAAATTGCCATCTCATCCAAAATATCAACCAAATTACGGTAATTTGATTTCTTAGTTGGTTTAATGATCACAATGATACCATTATTAGGTTTTCCTATAGATGCAGAATAAGCTAATACATTTTTCTTTTGTTTTAACAATTCTCTACGGATACCATCCTTACCATATGCAATGTCTTTAGGACCTACTTTTGGAGTAGCTAACAGACCCATATAGTATACCATTTTGTTATCATCACCTAACATCACTGTCATGGTACGATTTTCATCTACCTTGGTATTATCTATTGGTTTATCATCTGGACTCTTATCCGGCAATGACAAATCCATCGATTGAGGTTTTGACAACGAAGTAGTTAACATAAAGAATGTGATCAATAAGAATGCCAAATCCACCATCGCCGTTAAATCGACTTTTGAATTTTGCTTTTTACTTCTTACTTTACCACCTTTACCACCACCGCCGTCGCCTGTATTTAATTCAGCCATTTTAGTGTATATTTTTTAATTAAAAGTCTCTCCCTCTCTTACCAGTAACTAAGTTAAAGGAATTGATTTTCTGATCTTGTAAAATATCCATAATTTTTTTAATTTTTGGATATTCTTCTTTAGCATCTCCTTTTATAGCAATCTGCAATTCTTTATCATCCAAATCAATTGTAGCTCTTCTAGAAATTAGAAGCCAGTCTTTTAATTGATTATCTAATGAATCTAAAGGAATTCCAGGCTGTGGCGCTTTGGTTCTGTCCGCCGCTTTCAAATCAATGATCTGTTTCAAACCTGTAATTGGCACACCAAAATCATCCATAAGAGCAAATTTGGCTTTATCTTCTTCTGAAAATTCTATACCATATTTTGCACCCATTCCTTCAAGAGTTCTTTTACGAACTTCTCTTCCTTTGATGTCAAAAAACACTTTCCCTTTTCCTATTGTAATAATAGCCAAATCTGTGTCTGGCAGTTTAGTTTGAGCAACAGAAGAAGGCATGTCTACAGGAAGTGCCTCTGGCACTTTAGCAGTAGCGGTCAAAATAAAGAACGTTAGCAAAAGGAATGCAACATCACACATCGCAGTCATATCTGTCGATGTCGACTTTTTTTTCATTTTTATTTTAGCCATTATCTTTTATTTTATTTTTTTGATATTAATATCAAAAATTAATTATTGTCTTAAACTTCCTCTGAATTTTCTGTAAGTATTCACGATTGTAGTACCAGCCTCATCGATAGAGTAAGTTAAATCGTCAATTTTAGCAGTAAAGAAGTTGTAAGAAACAATCGCTAAGATAGAAGTAGAGATACCTGTAGCAGTGTTGATAAGTGCCTCAGAAATACCTGTTGCAAGAGCAGCTTGGTCAGGAGTACCAGCAGAAGCTAACGCACCAAACGCTTTAATCATACCAGATACAGTTCCTAATAATCCTCCTAATGTACCTAAAGATACTAAAGTAGAGATAATAGTCATGTTTTTCTCTAACATTGGCATTTCTAATGAAGTTGCCTCTTCGATTTCTTTGTGGATTACTTCAGAAGCTTCTTCGCTATTGAATCCTTCTTTTTTAACATCTTGGTATTTTACCAAAGCAGATTTAATTGCATTAGCAACTGAACCTTGTTGTTTGTCACATGCAGCGATAGCAGCTTCGATGTTTCCTTCTTTAATATTTCCTTGTACATTTTTCATAAATGTATCTAGGTTAGCTTTTCCAGCAGCTTTACCAATAACAATAAATCTTTCAATAGAAAAAACAACAACCATTAAAAACATACCTAATAATACAGGTACAATGAATCCTCCTTTGTAAACTTGACCTAATGTATTAATTGGATGTCCAGTTTCTGGATTACCTCCTTCGAAGTTAGCAGAATCCCCCATGATTACTTTCCAAATAAACACCCCTACTAAGATACACGCTACAATAATGATTCCAGTAACCATTCCTCCCCCATTTGAAGTGCTTTCTTTTTTAACTTTAACGTTTGCCATTTTTTTTAATTTTAATAGTTTTAAATAATTTTTATTTTTTAGTTATATTTAACTTGTAGAGGAGCAAATTTATACGTTTAGTTTAAATAAAAAAACTTTTTTTAATTTTATTGATCGAAATTTAACTTCAATTTAAAAAATATCTCATTAAATTGCCGGCGCCATTTTTTAGATAAAACAAAAATAAGGACGATAATTAGAAAAATTACAACGTTTTAGTAAATATTCAAAGATTCCTTTGATATCTTCTTAAAAAGCTGCGAATTTTTTTTTTATTAATATTTCAATCAAAAAAAGCATTTTCTTACTAAAAAAAACCACAATAAAAATGCCCAAAAACAAAGCAATACTCATATAACCACCTAAATTACAAATAAAAATATGAATAAAAAAGATAATTTTATTGCGGCTATAAATTCGGGCTATTCTTCTAAGGGAGACAGCATCATTCTGGGAGGCGCAATCCTTGACGGTGAGCCACTTGCGGAAGCACATGTGAAAATTCCATTAAAAACTTTAAATCGTCACGGAT from Flavobacterium fluviale includes these protein-coding regions:
- a CDS encoding energy transducer TonB; the encoded protein is MKLDIIKNQWLDIVFEGRNKIYGAYELRKSNGKTTVKALVVGSLIFSFAVAAPLIASFLPDSEEEVVNNDIKIATVKLPPKKKEEIKPNQPPPPPPPPKVDQVKFVKPVVAKAEEITEDPPKIVDLKDKKVGAETIKGDPDAVLTVDEPVGKGPVQEVIQEDNTVYNTAGIEVKPDFPGGIEKFYKFVGNNYKTPEEEGLKGKVYVTFVVEKDGSLTDIKVLRDIGYGTGAEAIRVLKKCPKWTPGEQNGKKVRVLYSLPITIQSAE
- a CDS encoding ExbD/TolR family protein, producing MAELNTGDGGGGKGGKVRSKKQNSKVDLTAMVDLAFLLITFFMLTTSLSKPQSMDLSLPDKSPDDKPIDNTKVDENRTMTVMLGDDNKMVYYMGLLATPKVGPKDIAYGKDGIRRELLKQKKNVLAYSASIGKPNNGIIVIIKPTKKSNYRNLVDILDEMAISGVDTYAIVPEFSPEETKLIDKK
- a CDS encoding ExbD/TolR family protein, whose amino-acid sequence is MAKIKMKKKSTSTDMTAMCDVAFLLLTFFILTATAKVPEALPVDMPSSVAQTKLPDTDLAIITIGKGKVFFDIKGREVRKRTLEGMGAKYGIEFSEEDKAKFALMDDFGVPITGLKQIIDLKAADRTKAPQPGIPLDSLDNQLKDWLLISRRATIDLDDKELQIAIKGDAKEEYPKIKKIMDILQDQKINSFNLVTGKRGRDF
- a CDS encoding MotA/TolQ/ExbB proton channel family protein, encoding MANVKVKKESTSNGGGMVTGIIIVACILVGVFIWKVIMGDSANFEGGNPETGHPINTLGQVYKGGFIVPVLLGMFLMVVVFSIERFIVIGKAAGKANLDTFMKNVQGNIKEGNIEAAIAACDKQQGSVANAIKSALVKYQDVKKEGFNSEEASEVIHKEIEEATSLEMPMLEKNMTIISTLVSLGTLGGLLGTVSGMIKAFGALASAGTPDQAALATGISEALINTATGISTSILAIVSYNFFTAKIDDLTYSIDEAGTTIVNTYRKFRGSLRQ